A portion of the Kineococcus endophyticus genome contains these proteins:
- a CDS encoding FAD-binding oxidoreductase, whose protein sequence is MENAHRPARPTRRALLAGGLALATAGCTAGTPSSPSGPATSSGSPGGSSSPNWGSLRVSGGVSLRGASGYADGYDVSTLLYNPRFSPAPQAVAHCRDADDVAACVRFAADGGVPLRLRNGGHSYGGWSAGDGLVADLSPMAAVEVDRDARTARVGAGARLIDVYAALGAAGVAVGAGSCPTVGVSGLTLGGGVGVLARSFGLTCDQVTAVDVVTADGRARAVGVDSTDGDDADLFWALRGGGGGIAAVTSWTFSVRPAPEVAVFFARWPLSEGSDVLAAWQRWQADAPRELWSTCKLLRNPDDGDRVQVSGTWTGGGAPDLSGLLADLPAPASRSGKRLPYTAAMAYEAGCSGLDADACTTRALDAEHRQPFAATSSMLPQALPQAGLDAALAAVQAISLPRGAVEAGMSFDALGGAVADVAPDATAFPWRTALATVQHTATWTGTGDAAAFDAGVAGTREALREWTGGSAYVNYADPGLPDRAQACWGPNRARLQQVAAAVDPDGLFAFPGGIRI, encoded by the coding sequence GTGGAGAACGCGCACCGACCCGCACGTCCGACGCGCCGCGCCCTCCTGGCCGGGGGCCTCGCGCTCGCCACGGCCGGGTGCACGGCCGGCACCCCCAGCTCCCCGTCCGGTCCGGCCACCTCCAGCGGTTCCCCCGGCGGTTCCTCGTCGCCGAACTGGGGTTCCCTGCGCGTCTCCGGCGGCGTCAGCCTGCGCGGCGCGTCGGGCTACGCCGACGGCTACGACGTCTCGACGCTGCTCTACAACCCGCGCTTCTCCCCTGCGCCGCAGGCGGTCGCGCACTGCAGGGACGCCGACGACGTCGCCGCCTGCGTGCGCTTCGCCGCGGACGGCGGGGTCCCGCTGCGCCTGCGCAACGGCGGGCACTCCTACGGCGGCTGGTCCGCCGGCGACGGGCTGGTGGCCGACCTGTCGCCCATGGCGGCCGTCGAGGTCGACCGGGACGCGCGGACGGCCCGGGTGGGGGCGGGGGCGCGGCTGATCGACGTCTACGCGGCGCTCGGCGCGGCGGGCGTCGCGGTGGGCGCCGGGTCCTGCCCGACCGTGGGGGTCAGCGGGCTCACGCTCGGCGGTGGCGTCGGCGTGCTCGCCCGCTCGTTCGGCCTGACCTGCGACCAGGTCACCGCGGTCGACGTCGTCACGGCCGACGGCCGGGCCCGCGCGGTCGGCGTCGACAGCACCGACGGCGACGACGCGGACCTGTTCTGGGCGCTGCGCGGCGGGGGTGGGGGCATCGCGGCCGTGACGTCGTGGACGTTCTCCGTGCGACCCGCGCCGGAGGTGGCGGTGTTCTTCGCGCGGTGGCCGCTGTCGGAGGGTTCCGACGTGCTCGCGGCCTGGCAGCGCTGGCAGGCCGACGCCCCTCGCGAGCTCTGGTCGACCTGCAAGCTCCTGCGCAACCCCGACGACGGCGACCGCGTCCAGGTCTCCGGCACGTGGACGGGCGGCGGCGCGCCGGACCTGTCGGGCCTGCTCGCCGACCTGCCCGCTCCGGCGTCCCGGTCGGGCAAGCGGCTGCCCTACACCGCGGCGATGGCCTACGAGGCCGGGTGTTCCGGGCTGGACGCGGACGCCTGCACGACCAGAGCGCTCGACGCCGAGCACCGGCAGCCGTTCGCGGCGACCAGCTCGATGCTGCCGCAGGCCCTGCCGCAGGCCGGTCTCGACGCGGCCCTGGCTGCGGTGCAGGCCATCTCGCTGCCGCGGGGCGCCGTCGAGGCCGGGATGTCGTTCGACGCCCTCGGCGGGGCCGTCGCCGACGTCGCCCCGGACGCGACGGCGTTCCCGTGGCGGACGGCCCTGGCCACGGTCCAGCACACGGCGACGTGGACGGGCACGGGGGACGCGGCCGCGTTCGACGCCGGCGTCGCCGGGACCCGGGAGGCGTTGCGGGAGTGGACCGGCGGGTCGGCGTACGTGAACTACGCCGACCCCGGCCTGCCGGACCGGGCGCAGGCCTGCTGGGGACCGAACCGCGCGCGGTTGCAGCAGGTCGCGGCCGCGGTGGACCCCGACGGCCTCTTCGCCTTCCCCGGCGGGATCAGGATCTGA
- a CDS encoding cell wall-binding repeat-containing protein — MRTRTLATLAAVGLAGVTVVGAGSASAADAPHLSRGSRVLSPLVTHGLSTAATSQTGSSTPTVVRIAGADRYATAAAVSRELGWSSENASVVFLASGTALPDALALGPSAQGTGPVLLTERDRLPEATRTELQRLRPCTLVVVGGTPSVSQAVLADAAQYADVHGPGCSAA; from the coding sequence GTGCGCACCCGAACCCTCGCCACCCTCGCCGCCGTCGGGCTCGCCGGGGTCACCGTCGTGGGGGCCGGTTCGGCCTCGGCGGCCGACGCCCCGCACCTCAGCCGTGGCAGCCGCGTCTTGTCCCCGCTCGTGACGCACGGCCTGTCGACCGCGGCCACCTCCCAGACCGGCAGTTCCACCCCGACCGTGGTGCGCATCGCCGGCGCCGACCGCTACGCCACGGCCGCCGCGGTCTCCCGGGAACTCGGGTGGTCGTCGGAGAACGCCTCCGTGGTGTTCCTCGCCTCGGGCACCGCGCTGCCGGACGCCCTCGCGCTCGGCCCGTCCGCCCAGGGCACCGGCCCCGTGCTGCTCACCGAGCGCGACCGCCTGCCGGAGGCCACCCGCACGGAGCTGCAGCGGCTGCGTCCGTGCACTCTCGTCGTCGTCGGCGGGACGCCGAGCGTGTCGCAGGCCGTCCTGGCCGACGCCGCGCAGTACGCCGACGTGCACGGTCCGGGCTGCTCCGCCGCCTGA
- a CDS encoding alpha/beta fold hydrolase has translation MSSETSTTLVPTRLGRLAVRTVGDGPTAVLWHSMFVDSRSFDRVSADLGRERRLVLVDGPGWGASDPLERRTTMAQCALAAEDLLDALAERGVVDPGPVDWVGNAWGGHVGYRLAGTRPARLRTLVAASAPTFPLPESRRRTLGLLSHVVERTGPRGPLRSAVVSAQLTDATREHDPAAVGVVNACLDDARPRSVAETLRSFVVGRSDLGSELRRSPVPVLLLAGDDRGDLTPEQARESAADCADARVVVVPGARTLLPLERPGEFSAAVLQFWERHPPRPR, from the coding sequence ATGAGCAGCGAGACGTCCACCACCCTCGTCCCGACCCGGCTGGGCCGGTTGGCCGTCCGCACCGTGGGTGACGGGCCCACGGCCGTCCTGTGGCACAGCATGTTCGTCGACTCCCGCAGCTTCGACCGGGTGTCGGCCGACCTCGGACGGGAGCGGCGGCTCGTGCTCGTCGACGGGCCCGGCTGGGGGGCCAGCGACCCGCTCGAGCGGCGCACGACGATGGCGCAGTGCGCCCTGGCCGCCGAGGACCTCCTCGACGCGCTCGCCGAGCGCGGCGTCGTCGACCCCGGCCCGGTGGACTGGGTCGGGAACGCGTGGGGCGGTCACGTCGGGTACCGCCTCGCCGGGACCCGGCCGGCCCGGTTGCGGACCCTCGTCGCGGCGAGCGCCCCGACGTTCCCCCTGCCGGAGTCCCGCCGCCGCACCCTGGGACTCCTCAGCCACGTCGTCGAGCGCACGGGTCCGCGCGGTCCGCTGCGTTCGGCGGTCGTCTCCGCGCAGCTCACGGACGCGACGCGCGAGCACGACCCGGCCGCCGTCGGCGTCGTCAACGCCTGCCTCGACGACGCCCGGCCCCGCAGCGTCGCGGAGACGCTGCGGTCGTTCGTCGTCGGCAGGTCCGACCTCGGGAGCGAACTGCGCCGCTCCCCCGTGCCCGTGCTGCTGCTCGCCGGCGACGACCGCGGTGACCTCACGCCGGAGCAGGCGCGCGAGAGCGCGGCCGACTGCGCCGACGCGCGGGTCGTCGTCGTCCCCGGCGCCCGCACGCTGCTGCCGCTGGAACGTCCCGGGGAGTTCTCCGCGGCCGTGCTGCAGTTCTGGGAGCGGCACCCCCCTCGACCCCGCTGA
- a CDS encoding MBL fold metallo-hydrolase: MSLGSGPRELVVLGTAGAVPTRERNHNGYLLRWDGTSVLFDPGEGIQRQMLHAGVSSPRIERICVTHRHNDHCLGVPGVLNRMAQDRPGREVTVHGPEDAFEHLRALAVVAQANVRVTVQGHPALEEDVPVADVAGSALTARALDHRVPALGYRLVEPEHVTFSPDALRAAGITGPDVGRLQREGELRGVRLADVSTRRRGQVFAFVMDTRLCPSVSEVVRDADLAVLECTFTDRDADLALARGHLTARQAGETAARAGVRSLVLTHVSARYDGAELEEEARAAVAAVGGRTTVRVVRDLDVVPVPPRAERSSVAA; encoded by the coding sequence GTGAGCCTGGGCAGCGGACCGCGCGAACTCGTCGTCCTCGGCACCGCAGGCGCCGTCCCCACCCGCGAGCGCAACCACAACGGGTACCTCCTGCGCTGGGACGGCACGTCCGTCCTCTTCGACCCCGGCGAGGGGATCCAGCGGCAGATGCTGCACGCGGGGGTGTCCTCACCGCGCATCGAGCGGATCTGCGTCACCCACCGGCACAACGACCACTGCCTCGGCGTGCCCGGGGTGCTGAACCGGATGGCGCAGGACCGGCCGGGCCGCGAGGTGACGGTGCACGGTCCCGAGGACGCCTTCGAGCACCTGCGAGCCCTCGCCGTCGTCGCGCAGGCGAACGTGCGCGTCACGGTCCAGGGGCACCCGGCCCTCGAGGAGGACGTGCCCGTCGCCGACGTCGCCGGGTCCGCCCTGACGGCCCGGGCCCTGGACCACCGCGTCCCGGCGCTCGGGTACCGGCTGGTCGAACCCGAGCACGTCACGTTCTCGCCCGACGCCCTGCGAGCCGCGGGGATCACCGGTCCCGACGTGGGTCGCCTGCAGCGCGAGGGGGAACTGCGCGGGGTGCGGCTGGCCGACGTCAGCACCCGCCGCCGGGGGCAGGTGTTCGCGTTCGTCATGGACACCCGGCTCTGCCCGTCGGTCTCCGAGGTGGTCCGCGACGCCGACCTCGCCGTGCTGGAGTGCACGTTCACCGACCGGGACGCCGACCTCGCCCTGGCCCGCGGCCACCTCACCGCGCGGCAGGCCGGGGAGACCGCGGCCCGCGCGGGCGTCCGGTCGCTCGTCCTGACCCACGTCTCGGCCCGCTACGACGGGGCGGAGCTGGAGGAGGAGGCGCGCGCCGCCGTGGCCGCCGTCGGCGGGCGGACCACGGTGCGGGTGGTGCGGGACCTCGACGTCGTCCCGGTGCCACCGCGCGCCGAGCGCAGTAGCGTCGCGGCATGA
- a CDS encoding histidine kinase N-terminal 7TM domain-containing diguanylate cyclase yields MIDPLATALCAAFVVAALLNLVTAAIAWRHRSATPAAGALVGAAASLTLWSAVGAPLSFPVARAVHDALVYVSFVGILGAVVSLYLLARFACDPHFRPRRRHTAFLAGVPAAILVAVATDPWHHLVFSRIVPLDRFPWFRDEFGPLFWVHTAWCYLVLGLAFRRLAVAWWHGSAVLRRQLGLLLVAGVVPLAGNVVVLAGSTALSGRDLTPLFFTVTALLDAYALLRAGLLRVVPVARERVLETVQDAIVVVDAGGSVVDVNGAGRRYLRTRRPDLPDDPVGLPASLFLTPRALGELPSEGLSYAIGYAGGLHLDVRISPLVDRRGRELGRVVVGRDITELVQARERLEEQVAVAEELRARLAEEAVRDPLTRLHNRRHFDPAAAALVAGAHRAPVGMLVLDVDHFKQVNDTHGHATGDRVLVEIAGILAASARPGDLVARTGGEEFVLVLPGADERVLAARAEQLRAACAGACIPVDDPASASVRPTVSIGTAVAPRDGTDAPGLLAAADRALYAAKAAGRNRVVAADGTSPGR; encoded by the coding sequence GTGATCGACCCGCTCGCCACAGCGCTGTGCGCGGCGTTCGTCGTCGCCGCCCTGCTCAACCTCGTGACGGCCGCCATCGCCTGGCGCCACCGCTCCGCCACCCCGGCAGCAGGCGCTCTGGTCGGTGCGGCGGCGAGCCTCACGCTGTGGTCGGCCGTCGGGGCTCCGCTGAGCTTCCCGGTCGCCCGGGCCGTGCACGACGCCCTCGTCTACGTGTCGTTCGTCGGCATCCTCGGCGCCGTCGTCAGCCTGTACCTGCTCGCCCGGTTCGCCTGCGACCCGCACTTCCGTCCCCGTCGACGGCACACCGCGTTCCTCGCCGGCGTCCCCGCCGCCATCCTGGTCGCCGTCGCGACGGACCCGTGGCACCACCTCGTGTTCAGCCGGATCGTGCCGCTGGACCGGTTCCCGTGGTTCCGCGACGAGTTCGGTCCCCTGTTCTGGGTCCACACCGCCTGGTGCTACCTCGTGCTGGGCCTGGCGTTCCGGCGGCTGGCCGTCGCGTGGTGGCACGGATCGGCCGTGCTGCGCCGGCAACTCGGGCTCCTGCTGGTGGCCGGGGTCGTCCCGCTGGCCGGGAACGTCGTGGTGCTGGCGGGTTCCACGGCGCTGTCCGGGCGCGACCTGACGCCGTTGTTCTTCACCGTCACCGCGCTCCTGGACGCGTACGCACTGCTGCGGGCCGGACTGCTGCGCGTCGTCCCCGTCGCCCGGGAACGCGTGCTCGAAACGGTCCAGGACGCGATCGTCGTGGTGGACGCCGGGGGTTCGGTCGTCGACGTCAACGGCGCGGGTCGGCGTTACCTGCGGACGCGGCGACCGGACCTGCCCGACGATCCCGTCGGGCTGCCCGCGTCCTTGTTCCTCACCCCTCGCGCCCTCGGGGAACTCCCGTCGGAGGGCCTGAGCTACGCCATCGGCTACGCCGGCGGACTGCACCTCGACGTGCGCATCAGCCCCCTGGTCGACCGGCGCGGCCGGGAACTCGGACGGGTCGTCGTCGGCCGCGACATCACCGAACTCGTCCAGGCCCGCGAGCGGCTCGAGGAACAGGTGGCCGTGGCCGAGGAACTGCGCGCCCGGCTCGCGGAGGAGGCCGTCCGCGACCCGCTCACGAGGCTGCACAACCGACGCCACTTCGACCCCGCGGCCGCCGCCCTCGTGGCGGGAGCGCACCGGGCGCCCGTGGGGATGCTGGTCCTCGACGTCGACCACTTCAAGCAGGTCAACGACACCCACGGGCACGCCACCGGCGACCGCGTCCTGGTCGAGATCGCCGGGATCCTCGCGGCGTCCGCCCGCCCCGGCGACCTCGTCGCCCGCACCGGTGGCGAGGAGTTCGTCCTCGTCCTGCCCGGTGCGGACGAACGGGTCCTCGCCGCCCGCGCGGAACAGTTGCGAGCCGCGTGCGCGGGGGCGTGCATCCCGGTCGACGACCCGGCGTCCGCCTCCGTCCGCCCCACCGTGTCCATCGGCACCGCCGTCGCCCCGCGCGACGGGACCGACGCGCCCGGGTTGCTGGCGGCCGCCGACCGCGCGCTGTACGCCGCGAAGGCGGCGGGGCGGAACCGTGTGGTCGCGGCGGACGGGACCTCCCCGGGGCGCTGA
- a CDS encoding ABC transporter ATP-binding protein has translation MSATTVIQPTAKALVLDNLHKRYESRGREAFHAVKGIDLHIEPGELVALLGPSGCGKTTTLRMIAGLETVTSGDIRIGDRSIPHLPPGKRDVGVGFESYALYPPLDVEGNLSYGLKARGVKDADARVRAIAERLEMTDLLPLRPAGLSSGQKQRVALARALVRNPPVLLLDEPLSHLDAAQRQRVRRELKVLQREFGYTTIVVTHDQLEALSLADRLAVMDGGIIQQFGTADEIFDDPANRFVADFVGEPKINLVEGVVDRPGTVRVGRDGVLPTSSAAAAGTAVTVGVRPQDARIAGAGEASVPGEVLVYENVLEFGLATVRVEGLDSSVVVQTPADVTYRRGEAIRLTAPPERVYLFEPEGGARVR, from the coding sequence GTGAGCGCCACGACCGTGATCCAGCCGACGGCCAAGGCGCTGGTGCTGGACAACCTGCACAAGCGGTACGAGAGCCGCGGCCGCGAGGCGTTCCACGCCGTCAAGGGGATCGACCTGCACATCGAACCCGGTGAGCTCGTCGCCCTCCTCGGCCCGTCGGGGTGCGGGAAGACGACGACGCTGCGGATGATCGCCGGGTTGGAGACGGTGACCTCCGGGGACATCCGGATCGGGGACCGCTCCATCCCGCACCTGCCGCCCGGCAAGCGCGACGTCGGCGTGGGGTTCGAGAGCTACGCGCTCTACCCGCCCCTGGACGTGGAGGGGAACCTCTCGTACGGGCTGAAGGCGCGGGGGGTGAAGGACGCCGACGCCCGGGTGCGGGCCATCGCCGAACGCCTGGAGATGACCGACCTGCTGCCGCTGCGGCCCGCCGGGCTGTCCAGCGGGCAGAAGCAGCGCGTCGCGCTCGCCCGCGCCCTCGTCCGGAACCCGCCCGTGCTGCTGCTGGACGAACCCCTGTCCCACCTCGACGCCGCCCAGCGCCAGCGGGTTCGGCGCGAACTCAAGGTGCTGCAGCGCGAGTTCGGGTACACGACGATCGTCGTCACCCACGACCAGCTCGAGGCCCTCAGCCTCGCCGACCGGCTCGCGGTCATGGACGGCGGGATCATCCAGCAGTTCGGCACCGCCGACGAGATCTTCGACGACCCCGCGAACCGGTTCGTGGCCGACTTCGTGGGGGAGCCCAAGATCAACCTCGTCGAGGGTGTCGTGGACCGCCCTGGCACCGTTCGCGTGGGCCGCGACGGTGTGCTGCCGACGAGTTCGGCCGCCGCCGCGGGAACCGCCGTCACCGTCGGCGTCCGCCCCCAGGACGCCCGGATCGCCGGCGCTGGGGAGGCCTCCGTGCCGGGCGAGGTGCTCGTGTACGAGAACGTCCTGGAGTTCGGCCTCGCCACCGTGCGGGTCGAGGGGCTCGACTCCTCGGTCGTCGTGCAGACCCCTGCGGACGTCACCTACCGCCGCGGTGAGGCGATCCGCCTCACCGCCCCGCCGGAGCGGGTCTACCTCTTCGAACCGGAGGGGGGAGCGCGCGTGCGGTGA
- a CDS encoding ABC transporter ATP-binding protein codes for MATVRIANLSKTYGTGKSAVEALHDVDLSIGDGEFFVVLGPSGAGKTTMLKSVAGLVEVEQGDVEIAGVSMDGVEPYHRNVAMAFESYALYPQKTVFDNLASPLRSGRTGKYTAEQQRQRIDAVTTTLGINHLLKRFPRELSNGQRQRVALGRVLVRPADVYLLDEPLSHLDAKLRAQMRAELKQLGEMSNTTSLYVTHDYQEALALGNRIAVLRAGRVVQVGTPEEIWRRPVDTFVAKALGQPEINLFDVTAEDGVLHGAGGDLSVPLPRHLDLPGGRARIGIRPRDLQLGPGGPGALSLRGRVSLAERLGRLMEFSVDVGPQGRTEHVIVVADSDAGAREGDVVDLHLSLEDVHVFAPAESAADSVRLGSATQERVSR; via the coding sequence ATGGCCACGGTGCGCATCGCGAACCTGTCGAAGACCTACGGCACGGGCAAGTCCGCCGTCGAGGCGCTGCACGACGTCGACCTGTCCATCGGCGACGGGGAGTTCTTCGTCGTCCTCGGTCCGTCCGGTGCGGGCAAGACGACGATGCTCAAGAGCGTCGCGGGCCTCGTCGAGGTCGAGCAGGGCGACGTCGAGATCGCCGGTGTGTCGATGGACGGCGTGGAGCCCTACCACCGCAACGTCGCCATGGCGTTCGAGAGCTACGCGCTGTACCCGCAGAAGACGGTGTTCGACAACCTCGCCTCGCCCCTGCGGTCGGGACGCACGGGGAAGTACACCGCCGAGCAGCAGCGCCAGCGCATCGACGCCGTCACCACGACGCTGGGCATCAACCACCTGCTCAAGCGGTTCCCCCGCGAGCTGTCCAACGGCCAGCGCCAGCGCGTCGCCCTCGGCCGCGTGCTCGTGCGACCCGCGGACGTCTACCTCCTCGACGAGCCCCTGTCCCACCTCGACGCCAAGCTGCGGGCGCAGATGCGCGCCGAGCTGAAGCAGCTGGGCGAGATGTCGAACACGACGTCCCTCTACGTCACGCACGACTACCAGGAGGCCCTGGCGCTGGGGAACCGCATCGCGGTGCTGCGCGCGGGACGTGTCGTGCAGGTCGGGACGCCCGAGGAGATCTGGCGCCGGCCCGTCGACACGTTCGTCGCGAAGGCGCTGGGGCAGCCGGAGATCAACCTGTTCGACGTCACCGCGGAGGACGGGGTCCTGCACGGGGCCGGTGGGGACCTGTCGGTGCCCCTTCCCCGCCACCTCGACCTGCCCGGCGGCCGCGCCCGCATCGGGATCCGGCCCCGCGACCTGCAGCTCGGGCCCGGCGGGCCGGGCGCGTTGTCGCTGCGCGGCCGGGTGTCGCTGGCCGAGCGACTGGGCAGGCTCATGGAGTTCAGCGTCGACGTCGGGCCGCAGGGGCGCACGGAGCACGTCATCGTCGTCGCGGACTCCGACGCCGGTGCCCGCGAGGGTGACGTCGTCGACCTGCACCTGTCCCTGGAGGACGTGCACGTGTTCGCCCCCGCCGAGTCCGCCGCGGACTCCGTCCGGCTGGGGTCCGCCACGCAGGAGAGGGTGTCCCGGTGA
- a CDS encoding carbohydrate ABC transporter permease, translated as MAITSRFARELTPGQKRVTPGSVVADLAILAWFVFSLFPLVWMVLLALKNDAQQTSTYFEFSPTLANFGTVLSQRGEDLTSVDFGHAMLTSVLNCAGAVVVSLVVGIPAAYAAGRWKFRGSEDLMFQMLSFRFAPELMVIVPLFVIYNTLGIFDTKLGMVWVLQLVTMPLVVWILRSYFTDLAPELEQAALLDGYTRTRAFLTVALPLVRPGIAAAALLAFIFAWNNYLFPLILTDSQATTVTVAVTKYLGGGGQAYYNLTAAAAILGALPPLVLALTIQRYLVRGLSFGAVKA; from the coding sequence ATGGCGATCACGTCGCGGTTCGCCCGGGAGCTCACCCCCGGACAGAAGCGGGTCACGCCCGGCTCGGTGGTCGCGGACCTCGCGATCCTCGCCTGGTTCGTGTTCTCCCTCTTCCCCCTCGTGTGGATGGTGCTGCTGGCGCTCAAGAACGACGCCCAGCAGACGTCGACGTACTTCGAGTTCTCACCCACCCTCGCCAACTTCGGGACGGTCCTGTCCCAGCGCGGTGAGGACCTCACGAGCGTGGACTTCGGGCACGCCATGCTGACGAGCGTCCTGAACTGCGCGGGCGCCGTCGTCGTCTCCCTCGTCGTCGGCATCCCGGCGGCGTACGCGGCCGGCCGGTGGAAGTTCCGGGGGTCCGAGGACCTCATGTTCCAGATGCTGTCCTTCCGGTTCGCCCCCGAGCTCATGGTCATCGTCCCGCTGTTCGTCATCTACAACACGCTGGGGATCTTCGACACCAAGCTGGGCATGGTGTGGGTCCTGCAGCTGGTGACGATGCCGCTGGTGGTGTGGATCCTGCGGTCCTACTTCACCGACCTGGCCCCGGAGCTGGAACAGGCGGCCCTGCTCGACGGGTACACCCGGACCCGCGCGTTCCTCACGGTGGCGCTGCCGCTGGTCCGGCCCGGCATCGCGGCCGCCGCCCTGCTGGCGTTCATCTTCGCGTGGAACAACTACCTGTTCCCCCTGATCCTCACCGACTCCCAGGCCACGACGGTGACGGTCGCCGTCACGAAGTACCTCGGTGGCGGCGGGCAGGCGTACTACAACCTCACGGCAGCCGCGGCCATCCTCGGCGCGCTGCCGCCACTCGTCCTCGCGCTGACCATCCAGCGGTACCTGGTGCGGGGCCTGTCGTTCGGGGCGGTGAAGGCCTGA
- a CDS encoding carbohydrate ABC transporter permease, producing MRRVPAWRRGLRPYLLSVPAVLLIIGILYAFFYGVYYTVLNYAATNPTPSFVGADNYRSVLGDPLFWRSAGTTLLYAVAATGLETVLGVAIALLLNRSTLIGKTFERLLILPLMIAPVIAGVIWKLMFNPQFGVLNHVLGLGSTFDWLSKDRALASTILVDVWIYTPFVAILVLAGIRSLPKEPFEASDVDGANWFYMFRRLMLPMMWPYILVAVIFRFMDCLKVFDAVYVLTAGGPGVTTTTLQIGAFEDSITNLNYSRGSTYMFLLWIIVFITARYLVSVLGKAQRRAAGAGA from the coding sequence GTGCGCCGGGTGCCCGCCTGGCGGCGCGGACTGCGTCCGTACCTGCTGTCGGTGCCCGCCGTCCTGCTCATCATCGGCATCCTGTACGCGTTCTTCTACGGCGTGTACTACACGGTGCTCAACTACGCGGCGACCAACCCGACACCGTCCTTCGTCGGCGCCGACAACTACCGCAGCGTCCTCGGCGACCCGCTGTTCTGGCGCAGCGCCGGGACGACGCTGCTGTACGCCGTCGCGGCGACGGGCCTGGAGACGGTGCTCGGGGTGGCCATCGCGCTGCTGCTGAACCGGTCGACCCTCATCGGCAAGACCTTCGAGCGGCTGCTCATCCTCCCGCTGATGATCGCCCCGGTGATCGCCGGGGTGATCTGGAAGCTCATGTTCAACCCCCAGTTCGGCGTCCTCAACCACGTTCTCGGGCTGGGGTCGACCTTCGACTGGCTGAGCAAGGACCGGGCGCTGGCCTCGACGATCCTCGTCGACGTGTGGATCTACACGCCGTTCGTGGCGATCCTCGTCCTGGCCGGCATCCGGTCCCTGCCCAAGGAGCCGTTCGAGGCGTCCGACGTGGACGGGGCGAACTGGTTCTACATGTTCCGCCGGCTCATGCTGCCGATGATGTGGCCCTACATCCTCGTGGCCGTCATCTTCCGCTTCATGGACTGCCTCAAGGTCTTCGACGCCGTCTACGTCCTCACCGCCGGTGGGCCGGGCGTCACGACGACGACCCTGCAGATCGGGGCCTTCGAGGACTCGATCACCAACCTCAACTACTCCCGCGGCAGCACGTACATGTTCCTGCTGTGGATCATCGTCTTCATCACCGCGCGCTACCTCGTGAGCGTGCTCGGCAAGGCGCAGCGTCGTGCTGCGGGAGCGGGGGCCTGA